AACTCGACACCATCAAGAAAGACATCGTCTGGTGGGGCGGCGGCGCCCAGTCGCAGCAACTGCTGGCCTCCGGTGAAGCGAGCATGGGCCAGTTCTGGAACGGCCGGATTCATGCCCTGCAAGAAGACGGCGCACCGGTGGGCGTGAGCTGGAAACAGAACCTCGTAATGGCTGACATCCTGGTCGTGCCAAAGGGTTCGAAAAACAAGGACGCGGCGATGAAGTTCCTGGCCAGCGCCAGCAGCGCGAAGGGCCAGGCCGACTTCTCCAACCTGACCGCCTACGCCCCGGTCAACGTCGACAGTGTGCAGCGTCTGGATTCGACGCTGGCCCCGAACCTGCCGACTGCCTACGCTAAGGATCAGATCACTCTTGATTTCGCGTACTGGGCCAAGAACGGCCAGGCCATCGCGACACGGTGGAACGAATGGCTGGTCAAATGAAAATGGCGGCCACCGCGTCCCGTCCCTCCACTGCCACCGGGAGCGCCGCCAGCGCTGCCGGGTCGGCCGCCGGAAAAAAGGCCAGTGCCATGGCGCCAGCCCCGTCCCTCAAGCAACGCTGGCGCGGCGCCGGCAACCTCGCGCCGGCGCTGCTGTTCCTCGGCCTGTTCTTTCTCGCGCCGTTGATTGGCCTGCTGTTGCGCGGCGTTCTCGAACCGGTGCCGGGGTTTGGCAACTACGAACAACTGTTCGCCAACTCGGCGTACGCACGGGTGCTGTTCAACACCTTCTCGGTGGCCGGACTGGTGACGGTGTTCAGCCTGCTGCTGGGCTTCCCGCTGGCCTGGGCAATCACCTTGGTGCCGCGCGGCTGGGGTCGCTGGATCCTCAACATCGTGCTGTTGTCGATGTGGACCAGCCTCCTCGCCCGCACCTATTCGTGGCTGGTGTTGCTGCAGGCTTCGGGCGTGATCAACAAGGCGCTGATGGCGCTGGGCATCATCGATCAACCGTTGGAAATGGTGCACAACCTGACCGGCGTGGTGATCGGCATGAGCTACATCATGATCCCGTTCATCGTGCTGCCGTTACAGGCGACCATGCAGGCCATCGACCCGATGATCCTGCAGGCCGGCTCGATCTGTGGCGCCAGTCCGTGGACCAACTTCTTCCGGGTGTTCCTGCCGCTGTGCCGGCCGGGCCTGGCGTCCGGCGGGTTGATGGTGTTCGTGATGTCGCTCGGTTACTACGTCACCCCGGCGCTGCTGGGCGGGGCGCAGAACATGATGCTGCCGGAGTTCATCATTCAGCAGGTGCAATCGTTCCTCAACTGGGGGCTGGCCAGCGCCGGCGCCGCGTTGCTGATCGTCATCACCCTGGTGCTGTTCTACTTCTACCTGAAGCTTCAGCCGGAATCCCCGGTTGGCGCCAGTAACGCGAGGTAAGCCGACATGCTCCTGACTCCCAATGCCATGAGCCGCCGGATGCGCTTCGGCCTGTACGCCACCACCGGGCTGATCGCACTGTTTCTGCTGCTGCCGATCGTGTTCATCGTGCTGCTGTCGTTCGGCTCGTCCCAGTGGCTGGTGTTCCCGCCACCGGGCTGGACGCTGAAATGGTACGGCCAGTTCTTCTCCAACGCCGACTGGATGAACGCCGCGGCGGCCAGCCTCAAGGTCGCGGTGCTGACCACGATCTGCGCCGTGGCCCTCGGTTTGCCGACTGCCTTTGCGCTGGTGCGCGGACGCTTCCCCGGCCGGGAAATGCTCTACGGCCTGTTCACCCTGCCGATGATCGTGCCGCTGGTGATCATCGCCGTGGCGGTGTACGCGCTGTTCCTCAAGCTCGGCTACACCGGGACGATGTTCGCCTTCGTCGTCAGCCATGTGATCGTCGCACTGCCGTTCACCATCATCTCGATCATCAACTCGCTGAAGCTGTTCGATCAGTCGATTGAAGACGCGGCGGTGATCTGCGGGGCGTCACGCCTGCAAGCGGTGTTCAAGGTGACCTTTCCGGCGATTCGTCCGGGAATGGTCGCCGGCGCCCTCTTCGCCTTTCTGGTTTCGTGGGACGAAGTGGTGCTCAGCGTGATGATGGCCAGCCCGACCCTGCAAACCCTTCCCGTGAAAATGTGGACCACCCTGCGTCAGGACCTGACGCCCGTCATCGCCGTCGCTTCGACGCTGCTGATCGGCCTGTCGGTGTTGGTCATGGTGATCGCCGCCGCGCTGCGCCGGCGCAACGAAATCAGCGCCTGAGCGCCCAGGAGTACGACATGAGTGCCGTGATCAAAGACGCATCCCTGCAGAACGACAAACCCCTGGTCAGCCTGCGCAACCTGAACAAGCACTACGGCGATTTCGCCGCCGTGGACAACATCTCGCTGGACATCAAGGACGGCGAATTCCTGACCTTCCTCGGCTCCAGCGGATCGGGCAAAAGCACCACGCTGTCGATGCTCGCCGGCTTCGAAACCCCGAGCAGCGGCGAGATCCTGGTCAACGGCCAGTCTCTGGTGAATGTGCCGCCGCACAAGCGCGACATCGGCATGGTGTTCCAGCGCTATTCGCTGTTCCCGCATCTGTCGGTGCGCGACAACATCGCGTTCCCGCTGGCGATCCGCAAACTCGCGGCGGCCGAGCGTGACAAGCGTGTCGATGCGATGCTGAAACTGGTGCAACTCGAACAATTCGCCCACCGCCGCCCTTCGCAACTGTCCGGCGGCCAGCAGCAACGGGTCGCCATCGCTCGCGCTCTGGTCTACGAGCCACGCATCCTGCTGATGGACGAACCTCTGGGTGCGCTGGACAAGAAGCTGCGCGAAGACTTGCAGGACGAGTTGCGCCAGTTGCACCGCCGCCTCGGCATCACCATCGTCTACGTGACCCACGATCAGGAAGAAGCCATGCGCCTGTCCCAGCGCATCGCGATTTTCAGTCACGGCAAGATTGTCGGGCTCGGCAGCGGTTATGACCTGTACCAGAATCCGCCGAATGCGTTTGTCGCGTCGTTCCTAGGCAACTCGAACTTCCTCAAGCTCAAGGCACAGGGCAACGGGGCGGCGAGTTTTGAAGGCCAGTCGCTGTCGATCCGGCTAACCGCTGGATTGCAGACCGGGCAGGATGTTTTGCTGATGGTGCGCCCGGAAAAGGCTTTGGCGTTGAGTGCGCAGCAAGCGGCGAGTGAATCGTTGGCGGCGGGCTGGAACGAGGTTTCGGCGAAGGTGGTCGAGGTGCTGTTTCTGGGCGAGAGCCAGACTTGCAGTGTGGTCACTTCGGGCGGGACTTCGATGACGGTGAAAGCATTGTCGGCGGCGGGTATGCCGTTGAAGGCTGGGGATCCGGTGCAGGTGCGCTGGGCGACGGCTGATGCCTGCGTCTATACCGAGTGGGCCGAAAGCGATCTGAACAAAGCCGCGGGTGCTCACTGACCTGCGGACTTTTCGCGTGTTACTTGCGGCCACCGCAACGTCGGGTTGCGGTGGCCTTTTTTTCAAGCGATGGCCGTCAAACCTTCGATCTGATCAGGCCATACCGTCAACACCTCAAACCCGTCCTCCGTCACTGCCACCATGTGTTCCCACTGCGCCGACAGCGAGCCATCCTTGGTCAGCACGGTCCAGCCATCCGGCATGTTCTTCACATGGCGCTTGCCGGCGTTGAGCATCGGTTCGATGGTGAAGATCATCCCCGCCTTCAGCTTCAGGCCCTGATTCGGATAACCGTAATGCAGTACTTGCGGCTCATCGTGATAGACCTTGCCGATCCCATGCCCGCAGTACTCGCGCACCACGCTGAAGCCTTCCCTCTCCGCCAGGCTCTGGATCGCATGGCCGATGTCACCCAACGTGGCGCCCGGACGTACCACGCGAATACCGGCGCACATGGCCTCGTAGGTAGTCTTGATCAGATGCTGCGCCTCGGGCGAGGCCTGGCCGACCACGTACATGCGGCTGGTGTCGCCGAACCAGCCGTCCTTGATCACGGCGATGTCGAGGTTGAGGATGTCGCCATCCTTCAACGGCGTGCCCGATGGAATGCCGTGACAGACCACATCGTTGACCGACGCGCAGACGGTTTTCGGGAAGCCGTGATAACCGACGTTCGCCGGAATCGCCTTCTGCACATTGACGATGTAATCGTTGCACAACTGGTCGAGTTGATCGGTGGTGACGCCAGCCTTGACGTGCGGCACCAGCATCGCCAGCACCTCGGCGGCCAATTGCGCAGCCACACGGGATTGGGCGATCTCGGCCCGGGTGTTGATCTTGATCGGATTTCTCATGCCTTGGCTGCCTCTTGAACCGGGGTGTTCTGCGCGGCATCGGCCAAGGCACAGATTTGTTGCAGATCCAGACCACCGGCTTGCTCGGCGCGAATCAGCAAGCGGCAAATGGCGTGGTGATCGAGGTCGGGATACAGCTCGGCGAGCATGCCGATGCGCATCCAGTGCTCGGCCTGCGCGTTGATCGAGCGGCTCAGTGCGTTACTGGAAATGCGCAGATTCTCGTGCATGTCCTCTGAAATCTTTACGATGCCCATGGCAAAATCCGATATGGAATATATATGGAACGTATATTAATCGGGCATTCCTTCGAATTGCAAATTTCGCTGAGCACTCAAATCGCAGGCAAAAAAAAGCTGCCAAAGTTGGCAGCCAAAATCATGAAAAGCACGCGATGTATTGAGGGCAAGTATGGGCACCCGATAATGACAGTGTCATGACAGCGCTAAATTCATTGAACCGCCCTCCCCGCGTCATCAGGTTGTCATCGAAGCCATTGCAGAATCCTCGCAAACCGCCCGGGCCTGGGGCGGTGGATTTTGCAAGGACTCCCATGAAAGAAGACGCCTCGCTGTTTGCTGCCATCGATCTCGGTTCGAATGCGTTTCGCATGATGATCGGTCAGTCGGTCCGCAGTAGAAAAGGCTTCATGATTCAGGAAGTGAAAACCTTGCGTGAACCGGTGCGGCTGGCGGAAGGATTCGATGGTCGGGCACTGGACGAAATGGCGCTGGATCGCGGCTGGCAGGCCCTGGCGCGATTCGGCAAAAAGCTGCGCGGTTTCGAGCCGGGACGTGTGCGGGCGGTGGCCACCAGCGCCGTGCGCGAGGCCGACAATGCCCAGTTGTTTCTCGGCAGTGCGGAGCGGCATCTGGGCTTTCGCATCGATGTGATTTCCGGGCATGAAGAAGCGCGTCTGGTCTACGCTGGTGTGGCCCACACCTTGCCGGTCGCCGAT
This genomic window from Pseudomonas kribbensis contains:
- the map gene encoding type I methionyl aminopeptidase, which produces MRNPIKINTRAEIAQSRVAAQLAAEVLAMLVPHVKAGVTTDQLDQLCNDYIVNVQKAIPANVGYHGFPKTVCASVNDVVCHGIPSGTPLKDGDILNLDIAVIKDGWFGDTSRMYVVGQASPEAQHLIKTTYEAMCAGIRVVRPGATLGDIGHAIQSLAEREGFSVVREYCGHGIGKVYHDEPQVLHYGYPNQGLKLKAGMIFTIEPMLNAGKRHVKNMPDGWTVLTKDGSLSAQWEHMVAVTEDGFEVLTVWPDQIEGLTAIA
- a CDS encoding ABC transporter ATP-binding protein is translated as MSAVIKDASLQNDKPLVSLRNLNKHYGDFAAVDNISLDIKDGEFLTFLGSSGSGKSTTLSMLAGFETPSSGEILVNGQSLVNVPPHKRDIGMVFQRYSLFPHLSVRDNIAFPLAIRKLAAAERDKRVDAMLKLVQLEQFAHRRPSQLSGGQQQRVAIARALVYEPRILLMDEPLGALDKKLREDLQDELRQLHRRLGITIVYVTHDQEEAMRLSQRIAIFSHGKIVGLGSGYDLYQNPPNAFVASFLGNSNFLKLKAQGNGAASFEGQSLSIRLTAGLQTGQDVLLMVRPEKALALSAQQAASESLAAGWNEVSAKVVEVLFLGESQTCSVVTSGGTSMTVKALSAAGMPLKAGDPVQVRWATADACVYTEWAESDLNKAAGAH
- a CDS encoding ABC transporter permease — protein: MKMAATASRPSTATGSAASAAGSAAGKKASAMAPAPSLKQRWRGAGNLAPALLFLGLFFLAPLIGLLLRGVLEPVPGFGNYEQLFANSAYARVLFNTFSVAGLVTVFSLLLGFPLAWAITLVPRGWGRWILNIVLLSMWTSLLARTYSWLVLLQASGVINKALMALGIIDQPLEMVHNLTGVVIGMSYIMIPFIVLPLQATMQAIDPMILQAGSICGASPWTNFFRVFLPLCRPGLASGGLMVFVMSLGYYVTPALLGGAQNMMLPEFIIQQVQSFLNWGLASAGAALLIVITLVLFYFYLKLQPESPVGASNAR
- a CDS encoding ABC transporter permease; protein product: MLLTPNAMSRRMRFGLYATTGLIALFLLLPIVFIVLLSFGSSQWLVFPPPGWTLKWYGQFFSNADWMNAAAASLKVAVLTTICAVALGLPTAFALVRGRFPGREMLYGLFTLPMIVPLVIIAVAVYALFLKLGYTGTMFAFVVSHVIVALPFTIISIINSLKLFDQSIEDAAVICGASRLQAVFKVTFPAIRPGMVAGALFAFLVSWDEVVLSVMMASPTLQTLPVKMWTTLRQDLTPVIAVASTLLIGLSVLVMVIAAALRRRNEISA
- a CDS encoding ParD-like family protein — its product is MGIVKISEDMHENLRISSNALSRSINAQAEHWMRIGMLAELYPDLDHHAICRLLIRAEQAGGLDLQQICALADAAQNTPVQEAAKA